The Lolium rigidum isolate FL_2022 chromosome 2, APGP_CSIRO_Lrig_0.1, whole genome shotgun sequence genomic interval gcaagttttctgagctcaacattgtgcactgagaactagtcacgcaatggaaatcaagaagcaaatccaaatcatacaaaacatataccatatatttacatacttaagtggtcttattacaatactcaagtcgatgtgagtatgcaaactcacttattaaagtatatgtacaaatttctacaaaatattacacactacaatacacgtggtacttgtgtattgtagccttgcttccccttggtggtctctagtcgatcttcactcccgatacattccaggcttccattcggtcgaacgtgtcgtcctcctgacaaaacctggaacataaggtctccccgtcggctggtagtcggaatcagatgatgatcctagggagaaatcagtgtttacgaactggtcattcagtgcatcgtagtccacccatcgggtgtactcccctgtgcctacaccataggtattacctacattcgtatccgactcaacctgtgtcggataccctccaacttcttccCCATTCCACTCGATAACTCTGGTGCttgggtcgtggcatcttcattcatctccccgtcataatacactgaggtactatgagttccagtatcagacccccaacaccaacccgtggagttttctataggagtcacggaacgctgattgtttccggattcctctccaccctcatatcctctataggaactactaagatagttcccaggtgtaatgggtgtagtttctcgttcagggtggtcaatactaatatagtcaccagctgagtaaactggtgtgtgcacctcattctccataggttccttcccatttgtctcctccttgggttcagtaaactcctctagcattgtatcaattgccccCGCCAAATGACGGTTCagctgaaagaacaatgatagtaagttgcggctattgtccatgtattttgtcGCTTCGCTTGGTTTGCGTTTGGCATATTTAaaatggttaagcatgggatcatcgtcctcctccaaatgaggaatgtgtgtgaattcggaacccataagctctttcgtcttatgctcccgaatatcggttatggctctcataagcggctatatggtaggctgtgttcatagttctggcttcacctgctggcattactacgctcattcccaaagattcgggaagtcgtagccctaccctacactttgccaatacagtaccatcatagtacatgtatttctttacttgaatctggggatcacacccaaattcaagtagcatggcacgaagaatatctgcgagtcctccttcatattcactcagtgtggaatccatcactttcacgtttcgtcccggacgtgaacttgccattgttggctgtagaaataaaaggaatataagattagtaataatgcatcataatagatataataaagaattatcgcactaaaagatatgattgttgtattctcaattgaatatacaccatatttttagagaattctttactagtcctatttgactcctaacgttcggtcccatttactaggttccaacctaaggtcaaagcttttgctcgataccaagccGTGGTGAccactgcataccactgcatgttgtagtatgtcagtcgttgatataacattcacgaagtaccattccgcaaatattacatccctcagagtagtacaacagaacatagcagggtccataactcattcacttattattacaagcttcaaacatatattgtcttggcgctcctcttgggtcctaagagggatactcctgggttcgaggcgaaccaaccttaacttacaatatagaagtttcactaggttatacatttattacctcgagcagctaaatactaagagttcccactgctcggctactactactactcagtgcttctaggcttgttctcctccggaagcctccccggttccgtagactatgaggtagtctacgccttcaatacctcccgagaggtctggttcttcatagccgatgatctcggctccttcatggttgtcgtagtcctcctccaaacgattcagacaatctaagcaagggatttaagagtgggatgagtacgagcgtactcaacaagttcattatagataagaggtgtttaatgcactagctacagcattagacccagaaagtctaataccaatgcaggttttgataatcatttcttcaagaggttgcttttatttcaaagagctatgtccgtcagccttcaccggtttactagaacttcatggagctcctttccggccgcgttcgtagttccatatcccggaacagggagtgacaggtcacggttctttacactctgcagaggtgtgttgctttacccataagagatcttaaccttggtgccaaccgggcagctttcccgtccacacttcctatggtgtgaggcccggtataaggtctagccaatcatgttcctccgctacctcgaacacccaccctttgttgcataccccgaccctgggtcctcgccggtcccattattcccactcacgggtggaccccgaccacgacaacagtttgggactcgttaaccaaactccttcgccggtagctgcaacccatcatagaccgcaataccgtggggacttaaggcttccccagccaaccgctcgttcttcgagcgacaagtgtctacggactatgccgtggggacttaaggcttccccagccaacctcttgccctgacagatacaagtgtctacggtaaagcgcatctgttgatgaacgagaggtggaaacacttttgactactccgtcccactccggatcttatggttaacacgggtattacggcacaagaatcactggacgacatttgttgtttaatcctagatggatataaacccttgcaatggaacctccaccatatcaacacaatccatggttccattgccaaccacatagtcatattcatagttatgaaaatagtggttttggtttttatgcaatagtggtaataatagtactttgcaagtaatttgataaagatactcaaatgacatgagcaagtgatgaacttgctcgaacaccgcaaagttttgcggttggatggtgtggactgacccttgtcctctggttctgaaaaatagcatcattgtccgataagggcaatggttaaagaagcaattatgcatgattccagttttagggtttgttccccccttccgatgtcgttattatttcatgtaagaggttaatactaagaataatttggggatactttatttaaagtaatatacaaccttgatatgttgtcaaggtgtttttaaagtccaaatgcattaatggacttatttttattattgaaaattatatgtgtgatttaaatgattatttaaatcatcaaatgaagacttattcttaattgtcttcaaaaattctcttttgtattttattatgatagagaattttatgctgatctattttcatatttttaattatttttttagagctattaaacatttcttatacaatttcaaagtttctgtattaaGTGGTTTTGtgaaatgacctaaatgcccttgggccccacctgtcagggtggcccaacgggttaggtcgaacccgagccaccctttgggctcggtcggcccactcgtcctctcctctctcctcgtgCATAAACCCTAACTCCTTCTCCTCTCTGGCGAtttcctcgtcgccgcccccttGTCGGAATTCCTCCGGCTAActcaggccgtcgccgccggcgagatcaggtggatctgatccgcctttcgacggcggacacggtggtccgcgccGATCTGGGATTCGTCTCCGCCATCACGCGACCCCAACTCGCCTGCAACCCTGGCCGCAAGGGTTCATGGCGATGCGCCGCTTACCGGCGCTCCTGATGCTGCGGTGTTGCCGTGACAGGCTGTGGTGTTGCTGGGCGTGGCGGCGCTGCCATGGCCAGGCCTGGCCTGGTGCTGCCATGCCTCCgttgtgtgccgccgtggccgccatggccgcgtttCTTCGCCTGCGTCACCAGTAAGTGCTCCTTGCCTCCCCTCCTGtgcttgaccttcttcctcctctagtcctacGGCTGTGCTTTGCTTGCCTGCACAAGAGCTGTGGTGCTCTTCTGCAGCGCCATGTTTGCCTGTCCCTGCTGTGCTATGCTGCTGCGCTATGTGTGTGCTACAACTATGTGTAGTACCACCATGCCTCTGTGCAAGAATTCCTAGCTTAATTACTTGCGGTGCTAGCATTTCTTGTCTAACTCCATCCCTGTGCTTCTGTTCTTGTTGATAAGCTTGCTATCTACTCCAGTTTATTCATATatgttgccctggcttgattgcagtgtgtacttgctaatttgcaagaaccagtgcacctgggtgctcttcagtgtgctataattcatggacatgctcccttgagcatgcttgtggtctagacaacaccatcccttgatggtgtgcttctgcataTAATTATATGTCATACATTTGATTGtctgctatgccattgttccTGCTCTGTGGCCATTTAATTTATCCAGTTTCTGTGTGACGCCACTGATTGATTTTAGCATGCTTTGATATGCTTTAGCAGgctctggtgatcaattgatcaccacttgCTTGTTGATTACATGCTTGCTAGCTGCCTGTGCTTATCTGGTGCTCCCtctggtgtctgtgtgacacacatGCTTGTGctgatgtgtgttgatgcttgctcaagcatcatctgatgcttgcagtgagccattgggtcactgacaagatgttggtgcttttgttactggactgtttcatttatctgtaattctttGCTTTACTAGATggttaaatgatgtgaactgtttaaCAGTAATGATCATGTGGATGAattggatgtagctagagggatgccaacagctgttgggtaccctagctcatacttgAACCTTCTTGGGTAATGATGTGATGGCTGGAAATGTTGgtcgtgggttgaggtggccttgacagccaCTTGGTGCTATCATGGTAGCTCCCCCTTTATCTGTGACTTGCTGTGGTGGATTGTTgctcactggcctgaccatgtttggttgccagatgcttttgatgttgataatcctggatagacacatgatagtctaatCTTGTCTGATGGCTTGCTGGGCTTTAGGTGCTAGATGATTTTGAAAGGCTAGTTAGGGAtttatccaagttggatttcTCTGATATGTCACCATGTTGACATACCACTGTTCCCTTGGTAATTTCCTTCTGATGTTCTttggtttgcttgcaccaaaaggcttagtagccagatgatgatacaactgGGTACTCGCACCcctttgcttgtgtgtgattgatgcatatgcttatttatgagcaagacagatgcttgctcatgattccttggtatacctcactccagctcctagaatttggtgttggtgtagaggttttgcttctggttggattatgagcttgccctgctcctccttgtgagcttgatacttcttggttatttgctgtggtggtgaagatgtgttgaacagcagtggctgttcaagctgttcttgtgttcttgtgacttactctgtgaggctgctgtcgatgcaatggctagggtttggctctgaaaagtttaCATATGATCCCTGCaagctctcctggtcgacagcactgcctggctgttttggtgactcctctctgtgctgtgtgtgtgtgctgcatgcacaaggCCTGGTGAGCTGctaggttgtgtgtgtgtgcacatgcttggtatctggcttgtgtcCTGGCTGagagatggatcagctcggcagctttgatCATATCCACTCCCTTTTCATTCAGTTTctgacctgccaagtggctatgccacttggcataacttgcttTCTTTGtgattgtgtgcagggatcaaaaaGTTGATCATGAtgaacatgaagatcatcaagtacaagactaaatgaagtttagcttgtagtgttaggataaattattgaattgtaatttccttttcttttcttttttctatttttgtccaattcttgtaatatgttgtaatattcctttattccaattctgaatattgtaattgacaatgtatcatgtgtgattatcaataaagctcaattttccttaatgagctttctataattgttgttctatttatattcttgattacttataattgtttattgaattagctCAAGTGTGAATAATGAGATATTCAttagatgtttgaatttgaaattcaaattcacattaggtttagaattcaatcatacaacttaatttagaattcaatcatgcaacttaaggttgtgatgcaaactctccctctcttctccaaaccctagtttagttgaataaggaacgagtttgtcgcactctcgaaaccctaacctcgtaaggtgtcgagagagaaacttgtcccccttcgatgcagtttttgtttaaaagcgcgaaatttccccagaatttgcaatgcaatgcacatccctttctaaaatctacccctcgatcgtctctaaacctggaacattacaaaaccctaAGATCCAGTATCCCGATTCGGACAATAGAGGCAAGGAGGTGTCGTTGTCTCTCTTGAGAGCATCGTTTCTTCGAGCAATGTTGGATGGAAGATGCAAGAGGTACAGTGGTGTTGCAACTACCGCATCGACCACAACATAAATCGGTTGTGTGAGCACAATGGGGTCTCGGTGATGGACATTTCTTGGTGGACTCGGGTTTGGTGAGGGCACTTGTTGGCGTCATGTTGGCACCGACGATAGGTCCGCCGACGGCTACGCAGATCTTATCCATGAAGATTTATCATAGGATCGATGGCGGCTTCTATAGCGTGCACATGAAGTGCTCGCTAAGAGTCTGCTAGACCAGGTGAGTGCTCCCGTTTCACCAAGAGGGTGTCTCGGGTATGCGATATGTCCTCGGTTCTTAGTTGGTGAGGGGATTTCGTGTTTTGAGGGCATAAGGTCTTGTTGACATTATCTTCGGCCATTATCGAGTTTGTAGGTGTTGTGTGATAGCTTCAGGTATTTTTATGAGACTTTGTTGAATAATATAATAAAAAGGCCACATGCGTCTTTAGAGACCGGTCCATCCTCCATTTCGAGAAAAACAAGGCACACTCCCTTTCTAGAAAAAATATTAAATAAATTTGTACATTGTACTATGATGCTTATTGATGCGATAGTTGCATGCAACCAGCATATGCAACATGATTAATTAGCCGGGATCACTAGAGATTTTCGAAACGGTTAACCATGCTATATATTGATTGGAACACTAGCGAAGGAAATAATAATGCCAATTCGATTCAGAAAAGATTATCAGAGTCTAAGAACAAAATGATGTCAAATTGATTAGACTTTTGAGCTCCATTCAGAACAGTGAGGATATTAACAAGACCAACTGCCAAATTTTCGCCATTAGCGTCTAGCGTGGATCATCGTGACACACCCACTCTTCCTTTCTTTAACAACAACACAAACTAATGCAAGAAGATACAACCAACAATCAAACCATGCACTACGAACTTAGAAGTTAGGCTCCGGTCCGAACGCTCCCATCAGTGGCCGAGGATGGTCATGTGGGTGTCGAACGACGGcagctcgtcgtcctcgtcggtgtcgccatcgccgtcgcggtcgatcttgccgatgccgggaaTGGGCAGCGTCGGCAGTCCCGGAAACCTCGCGCCgaagccgccctcctcctcctggttctCCGGCGCCTTGGGGTCGCCCGGCTTGCACGTCTTGTCCTTGAGCGGGTTGCACCCGAAGCCGCCGGGCGCGGGAGCGGGGGCATCGGCGGCGGTGGCATGCCTGGTGGCGAGGAGCGCGCAGGCGAGTACCGCGGCGAGCAGCAGCGACACGCGCGCGGACGGCGCCATGACCGCCATGACTATATCACACTCGACGCTGGTGTGGTGTGGGCGGTGGCAAAGATGTACGTATACGTGAGTTTTTCTTTCGCCGGAGTCTGGCTAGAGGAATGAGAGGCGCGGTGGCGCGATGGTATAAATGGCAGCTAGTTTGCCGGATTTAGCCAAGAAGACACGTTGGTTCCGGCTGTCGCGTGATGCGTATGGCTGGGCTTCGTCTCCACGGTTACTTTGCCACGTTGTTCGCGCCTGTCGCGCCATGCCTGTGGCTGGGCTTCGTCTCCACAGGTCTACGTTGAGAGCGGGTGTTCAGGAGCTAATCCAAGGATATGCAGTAGGCGAGACAGAAGCTTTAATGTAGAGAAACCTGCAGCAGACTCTGAATCTGTCTCGCATGCATGCTATCACGCCAAGACAACCCCTACTATGTCTATAAAAAAGATTGAGCATGCAGAAATTTCTCCATAGAGACCTGCATGCAATAGGCGATGCATCAAGACTGGACCTGCAATTTGCAATTTAGCGCATGCAGAAACATGCCAAGTTTTCACTTCACTATCGGACGATTGATGGACTGCATATTCTTTGGAATGCAAGAACAGTAAAATGTAGAATTGAGATGTCATGGCAGAGCTGAATTAGCTGTTTTTTGTATTTTAGCTTTCCTTCTTTACTCATTTTAATGTGTTCTGTACACGTCTTCTATAATTAATGAAACGCAGCTCCGACTGCATtttcgtcaaaaaaaaaaaaagaattaagtTGTCATGGATTCTTGAGTAGGATTTCCAATTCACACGAACTTTCAGTTGTGCTTTAATAATGAAATAAGGGGCCGTGTGCATCAACAGATGGGTGCTCGGCTGCCCCTACATTATTTTTACAGGAATGTGAGCAGAGGGAAGATGCATGCAAGACATCATCAGTAAGAAGAAATTCATGAGTTCTAACCAGGAATTATATGAAACTGAAGCGTAAGAAA includes:
- the LOC124689837 gene encoding uncharacterized protein LOC124689837; translated protein: MAVMAPSARVSLLLAAVLACALLATRHATAADAPAPAPGGFGCNPLKDKTCKPGDPKAPENQEEEGGFGARFPGLPTLPIPGIGKIDRDGDGDTDEDDELPSFDTHMTILGH